The following coding sequences lie in one Aquabacterium olei genomic window:
- the ompA gene encoding outer membrane protein OmpA, which produces MNKLNKVAALFATVALTGGAFAQAQSTTDNWRGTDGTVWKNGTNEYCWRDNFWTPQTGVQGCDGVPAPAAPAAPAPAPAAAPAPAPAPAPAPAVVAPATEKVSFAADAFFDFDKAVLKPEGKAKLDDLADKVKGLNLEVIIAVGHTDSVGSDAYNQKLSIRRSEAVKSYLTGKGIDAARVYTEGKGEKQPVADNKSSEGRAKNRRVEIEVVGTRNK; this is translated from the coding sequence ATGAACAAACTCAATAAAGTTGCCGCGCTGTTTGCTACTGTTGCCCTGACGGGTGGCGCTTTCGCCCAAGCCCAGTCGACCACCGACAACTGGCGCGGTACCGACGGTACCGTGTGGAAGAACGGCACCAACGAATACTGCTGGCGCGACAATTTCTGGACCCCGCAGACGGGCGTTCAGGGTTGCGACGGCGTGCCCGCCCCGGCCGCTCCTGCTGCTCCGGCACCGGCTCCGGCCGCTGCTCCGGCCCCGGCTCCCGCCCCCGCGCCCGCCCCCGCCGTGGTTGCCCCGGCCACCGAGAAGGTCAGCTTCGCAGCCGACGCCTTCTTCGACTTCGACAAGGCAGTGCTGAAGCCCGAAGGCAAGGCCAAGCTGGACGACCTGGCCGACAAGGTCAAGGGCCTGAATCTGGAAGTCATCATTGCCGTCGGTCACACTGACTCGGTCGGCTCTGACGCCTACAACCAAAAGCTGTCGATCCGTCGCTCGGAAGCCGTCAAGAGCTACCTGACCGGCAAGGGCATCGACGCTGCCCGCGTTTACACCGAAGGCAAGGGCGAGAAGCAGCCTGTGGCCGACAACAAGTCGTCCGAAGGCCGCGCCAAGAACCGCCGCGTGGAGATCGAAGTGGTGGGCACCCGCAACAAGTAA
- the gyrA gene encoding DNA gyrase subunit A: MTSFAKETLPISLEEEMRRSYLDYAMSVIVGRALPDARDGLKPVHRRVLFAMHELNNDWNRPYKKSARIVGDVIGKYHPHGDSAVYDTIVRMAQDFSLRHMLVDGQGNFGSVDGDSAAAMRYTEIRLSKIAHEMLADIDKETVDFGPNYDGSEKEPLVLPTRLPNLLVNGSAGIAVGMATNIPPHNLNEVVDACLHSLKNPDCSIDELMEIIPAPDFPTAGIIYGMSGVREGYRTGRGRVVMRARVHFEDIGKGDRQAIIVDEIPYQVNKKTLLERIAELVHEKKIEGISHIQDESDKSGMRVVIELKRGEVPEVVLNNLYKQTQLQDTFGINMVALIDGQPKLCNLKVLITVFLEHRREVVTRRTVYELRKARERGHVLEGLAVALANIDEFIETIKTSPTPPVAKTALMSKSWDSSLVREMLARVEGDAKQYRPESLSPNYGMQADGLYRLSDEQAGEILQMRLQRLTGLEQDKIIGEYKDVMAQIADLLDILAKPERVSAIIGDELMAIRTEFGQTKVGARRSTIEHNAQELGTEDLITPTDMVVTLSHTGYIKSQPLSEYRAQKRGGRGKQATATKEDDWIDQLFIANTHDYILCFSNRGRVYWLKVWEVPQGSRNSRGKPIVNMFPLEKDEKINVVLPLTGEFRSFPEDHYVFMATRLGTVKKTPLTDFSNPRKAGIIAVGLDDGDYLVGAALTDGKHDVMLFSDGGKAVRFDEEDVRPMGRSARGVRGMMLEEGQSVIAMLVAEDETQSVLTATENGYGKRTSIVEYTRHGRGTKGMIAIQQSERNGKVVAATLVRAEDEIMLITDKGVLVRTRVSEIRELGRATQGVTLISLDEGAKLIGLQRIVENDANADAAAAENDPEDGEAGTDL, encoded by the coding sequence ATGACGTCATTCGCCAAGGAAACCCTGCCCATCAGCCTCGAAGAGGAGATGCGGCGCTCGTACCTCGATTACGCGATGAGCGTGATCGTCGGCCGCGCCCTGCCCGATGCCCGTGATGGCCTCAAGCCCGTGCACCGCCGCGTCCTGTTCGCGATGCACGAATTGAACAACGACTGGAACCGGCCGTACAAGAAATCGGCGCGTATCGTCGGCGACGTCATCGGTAAATACCACCCGCACGGCGATTCGGCCGTCTACGACACCATCGTCCGGATGGCGCAGGATTTCTCGCTGCGTCACATGCTGGTCGATGGCCAGGGCAACTTCGGTTCGGTCGACGGCGACAGCGCTGCGGCCATGCGATACACCGAAATCCGCCTGTCGAAGATCGCCCATGAAATGCTGGCCGACATCGACAAGGAAACCGTCGATTTCGGGCCGAACTACGACGGCTCGGAAAAAGAGCCGCTGGTGCTGCCCACCCGGCTGCCCAACCTGCTGGTCAACGGCTCGGCCGGCATCGCCGTGGGCATGGCCACCAACATCCCGCCGCACAACCTCAACGAGGTCGTCGACGCCTGCCTGCACTCGCTGAAGAACCCCGACTGCTCGATCGACGAGCTGATGGAGATCATCCCCGCGCCCGACTTCCCCACCGCCGGCATCATCTACGGCATGAGCGGTGTGCGCGAGGGCTACCGCACCGGCCGCGGCCGTGTGGTCATGCGCGCCCGCGTGCACTTCGAAGACATCGGCAAGGGCGACCGCCAGGCGATCATCGTTGACGAGATCCCCTACCAGGTCAACAAGAAGACACTGCTTGAGCGCATTGCCGAGCTGGTGCACGAAAAGAAGATCGAGGGCATCAGCCACATCCAGGACGAGTCCGACAAGTCCGGCATGCGGGTGGTGATCGAACTCAAGCGCGGCGAAGTGCCGGAGGTCGTCCTCAACAACCTCTACAAGCAGACGCAGCTGCAGGACACCTTCGGCATCAACATGGTGGCGCTGATCGACGGTCAGCCCAAGCTGTGCAACCTGAAGGTCCTCATCACCGTCTTCCTGGAACACCGCCGCGAGGTCGTCACCCGCCGCACGGTGTACGAGCTGCGCAAGGCGCGCGAGCGCGGCCACGTGCTCGAAGGCCTGGCCGTGGCACTGGCCAACATCGACGAGTTCATCGAGACCATCAAGACCTCGCCCACGCCGCCGGTCGCCAAGACGGCCCTGATGAGCAAGAGCTGGGATTCGTCGCTGGTGCGCGAGATGCTGGCGCGCGTCGAAGGTGATGCAAAACAGTACCGCCCCGAGAGCCTGTCGCCGAATTACGGCATGCAGGCCGACGGCCTGTACCGTCTCTCCGACGAGCAGGCCGGCGAAATCCTGCAGATGCGCCTGCAGCGCCTGACCGGCCTGGAGCAGGACAAGATCATCGGCGAGTACAAGGACGTCATGGCTCAGATCGCCGATCTGCTGGACATCCTCGCCAAGCCGGAACGCGTCTCGGCCATCATCGGCGACGAGCTGATGGCCATCCGCACCGAGTTCGGCCAGACCAAGGTCGGCGCCCGCCGCTCGACGATCGAGCACAACGCGCAGGAACTGGGCACCGAAGACCTGATCACGCCGACCGACATGGTCGTGACGCTCTCGCACACCGGCTACATCAAGAGCCAGCCGCTGAGCGAATACCGTGCGCAGAAGCGCGGCGGCCGCGGCAAGCAGGCCACCGCCACGAAGGAAGACGACTGGATCGACCAGCTCTTCATCGCGAACACGCACGATTACATCCTGTGCTTCAGCAACCGCGGCCGCGTGTACTGGCTGAAGGTCTGGGAAGTGCCGCAGGGCTCGCGCAACTCGCGCGGCAAGCCCATCGTGAACATGTTCCCGCTGGAGAAGGACGAAAAGATCAACGTCGTCCTGCCGCTGACCGGCGAGTTCCGCAGCTTCCCAGAAGACCACTATGTGTTCATGGCCACACGCCTGGGCACGGTCAAGAAGACCCCGCTGACCGACTTCAGCAACCCGCGCAAGGCCGGCATCATCGCCGTGGGCCTCGATGATGGCGACTACCTGGTCGGCGCCGCCCTGACGGACGGCAAGCACGACGTGATGCTGTTCTCCGACGGCGGCAAGGCGGTGCGCTTCGACGAGGAAGACGTGCGCCCGATGGGCCGCAGCGCCCGCGGCGTGCGCGGCATGATGCTGGAAGAGGGCCAGTCGGTCATCGCCATGCTGGTGGCCGAAGACGAAACCCAGAGCGTGCTGACCGCCACCGAGAACGGCTACGGCAAGCGCACGAGCATCGTCGAGTACACCCGCCATGGTCGCGGCACCAAGGGCATGATTGCCATCCAGCAGTCCGAGCGCAACGGCAAGGTCGTGGCCGCCACGCTGGTGCGCGCCGAAGACGAGATCATGCTGATCACCGACAAGGGCGTGCTGGTGCGCACCCGCGTCAGCGAGATCCGTGAACTCGGCCGTGCCACCCAGGGCGTGACGCTGATCTCGCTCGATGAAGGTGCCAAGCTGATCGGCCTGCAGCGCATCGTCGAGAACGACGCCAACGCCGATGCGGCCGCGGCAGAGAACGACCCGGAAGACGGCGAGGCCGGAACCGATCTGTGA
- the serC gene encoding 3-phosphoserine/phosphohydroxythreonine transaminase, with the protein MTRPFNFSAGPATLPEDVLQQAAAEMLDWHGSGMGVMEMSHRGKEFISIAQQAEADLREILSIPANYKVLFMQGGAIAENAILPMNLSRGARADYVITGSWSQKSAKEARTYCDVHVAATNEADLHTRMPAYGSWQLSKDAAYVHVCSNETIHGVEMHELPDLKALGSDAPLVIDCSSHLASRPLDWSRVAVAYGGAQKNIGPSGLTLVIVREDLLGRALPITPSAFDYQTVAKNDSMYNTPPTYAWYIAGLVFQWVKRQTEGALTGLAAVEARNIAKAALLYDYIDGSGFYENRVAVDCRSRMNVPFFLKNETLNDAFLADAKEAGLLQLKGHKSVGGMRASVYNAMPLAGVQALVDFMKHFARTHG; encoded by the coding sequence ATGACGCGTCCTTTCAATTTCTCGGCTGGCCCGGCCACGCTGCCCGAAGACGTTCTGCAACAGGCCGCCGCGGAGATGCTGGACTGGCACGGCAGCGGCATGGGCGTCATGGAGATGAGCCACCGCGGCAAGGAGTTCATCTCGATCGCGCAGCAGGCCGAAGCCGATCTGCGCGAGATCCTCTCGATCCCGGCGAACTACAAGGTCCTGTTCATGCAGGGCGGCGCCATCGCCGAGAACGCCATCCTGCCGATGAACCTGTCGCGGGGCGCGCGCGCCGATTACGTGATCACCGGTTCGTGGTCGCAGAAATCGGCCAAGGAAGCGCGCACGTACTGCGACGTGCACGTGGCGGCCACCAACGAGGCCGACCTGCACACGCGCATGCCCGCCTATGGCAGCTGGCAGCTGTCGAAGGACGCGGCCTATGTGCACGTATGCAGCAATGAAACCATCCACGGCGTGGAGATGCACGAGCTGCCCGACCTGAAGGCCCTCGGCTCGGACGCGCCGCTGGTGATCGACTGTTCGTCGCACCTCGCTTCCCGCCCGCTCGACTGGTCCCGCGTGGCTGTCGCTTACGGCGGCGCACAGAAGAACATCGGCCCCTCGGGTCTGACGCTGGTGATCGTCCGGGAAGACTTGCTGGGCCGCGCCCTACCCATCACCCCGTCAGCCTTCGACTACCAGACGGTGGCCAAGAACGACTCGATGTACAACACGCCGCCGACCTATGCGTGGTACATCGCCGGCCTCGTGTTCCAGTGGGTCAAGCGCCAGACCGAGGGCGCGCTCACCGGGCTGGCCGCGGTCGAGGCCCGCAACATCGCCAAGGCGGCGCTGCTGTACGACTACATCGATGGCTCCGGCTTCTACGAGAACCGCGTGGCGGTCGACTGTCGTTCGCGCATGAACGTGCCGTTCTTCCTGAAGAACGAGACGCTCAACGACGCCTTCCTGGCTGACGCCAAGGAAGCGGGCCTGCTTCAGCTCAAGGGCCACAAGAGCGTGGGCGGCATGCGGGCCTCGGTCTATAACGCGATGCCGCTGGCGGGCGTGCAGGCGCTGGTCGACTTCATGAAGCACTTCGCACGCACCCATGGCTGA
- the pheA gene encoding prephenate dehydratase, with translation MAEPLDAHYQPDGRPVDEQLADLRVRIDALDVELLSLLNARARLAQAVGEVKKIDGSPVFRPDRELQVIEGLKQRNPGPVLPESIGPIWREVMSACRALEAKQRVAFLGPAGTFTEQAMYNYFGSSIEPIACSSFDEIFRAAASGSADYGVVPIENSTEGVVARTLDLLLQSSLTIMGETSLAVQHNLLRKDPGRDGIRVVTAHPQALAQCQGWLSQNLPHAERRAVASNAEGARLAAADPSFAALASERAASMFGLHVVQRAVQDEANNRTRFFILTPAEKHKPAGPTGRDCISLAVSVPNKPGAVHDMLVPLKQHGVSMNRIESRPARSGQWEYVFFVDIVGHPDTPNVAAALEALRAQVSFIKVLGSYPLDAHGSH, from the coding sequence ATGGCTGAGCCCCTCGACGCCCACTATCAACCCGATGGCCGGCCGGTCGACGAGCAGCTGGCCGACCTGCGCGTGCGCATCGACGCGCTCGATGTCGAGCTGCTGAGTCTGCTCAATGCGCGCGCGCGGCTTGCTCAGGCGGTGGGCGAGGTCAAGAAGATCGACGGCTCGCCGGTGTTCCGGCCCGATCGTGAACTGCAGGTGATCGAAGGCCTGAAACAGCGCAATCCCGGCCCGGTCCTGCCCGAGAGCATCGGCCCGATCTGGCGCGAAGTCATGTCAGCCTGTCGCGCACTGGAAGCCAAGCAGCGCGTGGCCTTCCTCGGGCCGGCAGGCACGTTCACCGAGCAGGCGATGTACAACTACTTCGGCTCGTCCATCGAACCGATTGCCTGCTCGAGCTTCGACGAGATCTTCCGGGCGGCCGCCTCGGGCTCGGCCGACTACGGTGTCGTGCCGATCGAGAACTCCACCGAAGGCGTGGTCGCCCGCACGCTCGATCTGCTGCTGCAGTCGTCGCTGACCATCATGGGTGAGACCAGCCTGGCCGTGCAGCACAACCTGCTGCGCAAGGACCCCGGCCGCGACGGCATCCGGGTGGTCACCGCGCACCCGCAGGCGCTGGCGCAATGCCAGGGCTGGCTCAGCCAGAACCTGCCACATGCCGAGCGCCGCGCGGTGGCCAGCAATGCCGAAGGCGCCCGCCTGGCCGCCGCCGACCCGAGCTTTGCCGCTCTGGCCAGCGAGCGCGCCGCGTCAATGTTCGGCCTGCACGTCGTGCAGCGCGCCGTGCAGGACGAGGCCAACAACCGCACGCGCTTCTTCATCCTCACGCCGGCCGAGAAGCACAAGCCGGCAGGGCCCACGGGTCGCGACTGCATCAGCCTCGCGGTCTCGGTGCCCAACAAACCCGGTGCGGTGCACGACATGCTGGTGCCGCTCAAGCAGCACGGCGTGTCGATGAACCGCATCGAATCCCGCCCGGCCCGCTCCGGCCAGTGGGAATACGTCTTCTTCGTCGACATCGTCGGCCATCCGGACACCCCCAATGTGGCCGCCGCGCTGGAAGCGCTGCGCGCGCAAGTCTCGTTCATCAAGGTGCTCGGCAGCTACCCGCTGGATGCACACGGATCTCACTGA
- a CDS encoding prephenate dehydrogenase, which yields MFNQLGLIGCGLMGGSFALALKKAGLVKRVIGYSKSPSTVEKARRLGVIDIAAESALLAVSGSDIVLIAVPVAATEATFKAIRHLVDPTVLMMDVGSTKRDVVDAARRVLKERLPGFVPAHPIAGREVAGIEHADAALYQGRKTILTPLPQTNPLLVQRATDAWSAVGCQVLKMTPEHHDAAFAAVSHLPHLLAFAYMNAMAEQPAGQEYLSLAGPGFRDFSRIAASDPTVWRDILLSNREEILKQSEAFRHALELMERQMRDWNGPALQELIQSASDARSQWHLGPKPAASR from the coding sequence ATGTTCAACCAACTCGGTCTGATCGGGTGCGGCCTGATGGGCGGCTCCTTCGCCCTCGCCCTCAAGAAAGCCGGCCTGGTCAAGCGGGTCATCGGTTACAGCAAGTCGCCCTCCACCGTCGAGAAGGCCCGCCGACTGGGCGTGATCGACATCGCCGCCGAATCCGCCCTGCTGGCCGTGTCCGGCTCCGACATCGTGCTGATTGCCGTGCCGGTGGCCGCCACCGAAGCCACCTTCAAGGCCATCCGCCACCTGGTGGACCCGACCGTGCTGATGATGGATGTGGGCTCGACCAAGCGGGACGTGGTCGACGCCGCGCGCCGCGTGCTGAAGGAGCGACTGCCGGGCTTTGTGCCCGCACACCCGATTGCCGGCCGCGAGGTGGCGGGCATCGAGCACGCCGATGCCGCGCTCTATCAGGGCCGCAAGACCATTCTGACGCCCCTGCCGCAGACCAATCCCCTGCTGGTGCAACGCGCCACCGACGCCTGGTCGGCCGTGGGCTGCCAGGTGCTGAAGATGACGCCCGAGCACCACGATGCCGCCTTCGCGGCCGTGAGCCACCTGCCTCACCTGCTGGCCTTCGCTTACATGAACGCGATGGCCGAGCAGCCTGCCGGGCAGGAGTACCTCTCGCTGGCCGGCCCCGGTTTCCGGGACTTCAGCCGCATCGCAGCGAGCGACCCCACTGTCTGGCGGGACATCCTGCTGTCCAACCGGGAAGAAATCCTGAAACAATCCGAGGCTTTCCGCCACGCGCTCGAATTGATGGAGCGCCAGATGCGCGACTGGAATGGCCCCGCGCTGCAGGAACTGATCCAGTCGGCTTCCGACGCCCGCAGCCAGTGGCACCTGGGCCCCAAGCCCGCCGCCTCCCGCTGA
- a CDS encoding bifunctional 3-phosphoshikimate 1-carboxyvinyltransferase/cytidylate kinase, which yields MYTTAFLDLPPLLSAGGTIRLPGSKSISNRVLLLAGLSAGTTVVHDLLASDDTRVMLEALRTLGCTVEQDGDTVSITGLAGQLSALNAQLFLGNAGTAMRPLTAALALLSATQGGVFELSGIPRMHERPIGDLIDALRPLGCHIECLGNEGYPPLRLAGGKLHLADPIKVRGDVSSQFLTALLLALPLVSQQQDLVIEVVGELISKPYIEITLNLLERFGIAVRREGWSRFTIPQGSHYQSPGEIHVEADASSASYFIALGALAATEQPVRIEGVGAASIQGDIRFIEAAEAMGAQVTSGPNWLEVRRGAWPLKAITLDCNHIPDAAMTLAVMALYARGTTRLTNIASWRVKETDRIAAMATELRKLGATVVEGEDFIEVTPPAKACWEHASIHTYDDHRMAMCFSLAAFNPLAPTATPNAPVSVRIEDPRCVAKTFPDYFEALFQVARTRPDLIPVITIDGPTASGKGTLASSLATRLGYRFLDSGSLYRIAALLAMEAGVDLDDGRQVEMLARRVGHSIPLHFDGEHVWLDGRDVGADLRREEVGQAASRISANPGVRQALLDLQKAFRALPGLVADGRDMGTVVFPDASLKVFLTASVAQRAERRYKQLISKGFSANLKEICADLEARDLRDRTRAVAPLKPAADARSLDNSALSIDESVDTVLNSWVEGWPHVIVKP from the coding sequence ATGTACACCACCGCTTTTCTTGATCTGCCGCCCCTGCTGTCTGCCGGTGGCACCATCCGGCTGCCAGGCTCCAAGAGCATCTCCAACCGCGTGCTGCTGCTGGCTGGCCTGAGCGCCGGCACCACCGTCGTGCACGACCTCCTGGCGTCCGACGACACCCGCGTGATGCTCGAGGCGCTGCGCACCCTGGGCTGCACCGTGGAGCAGGACGGCGACACCGTGTCGATCACCGGCCTGGCCGGGCAGCTGTCGGCGCTGAACGCCCAGCTCTTCCTGGGCAACGCCGGCACGGCCATGCGCCCCCTGACGGCGGCCCTCGCGCTGCTGTCGGCCACCCAGGGCGGTGTCTTCGAACTCAGCGGCATTCCGCGCATGCATGAGCGCCCCATCGGCGACCTGATCGACGCCCTTCGGCCGCTCGGCTGCCACATCGAGTGCCTGGGCAACGAGGGCTATCCGCCACTGCGCCTGGCCGGCGGCAAGCTCCATCTGGCCGACCCGATCAAGGTGCGCGGCGACGTCTCCAGCCAGTTCCTCACGGCGTTGCTGCTGGCCCTGCCACTGGTGTCGCAACAGCAGGATCTGGTCATCGAGGTGGTCGGTGAGCTGATCTCCAAACCCTACATCGAGATCACGCTCAACCTGCTGGAACGCTTCGGCATCGCCGTGCGCCGCGAGGGCTGGTCGCGCTTCACCATTCCGCAGGGCAGCCACTATCAGTCCCCCGGTGAAATCCACGTCGAGGCCGATGCGTCCTCGGCCTCCTATTTCATCGCGCTCGGCGCACTGGCCGCGACCGAGCAGCCGGTCCGCATCGAGGGGGTGGGCGCCGCCTCCATTCAGGGCGACATCCGCTTCATCGAAGCGGCCGAGGCCATGGGCGCGCAGGTCACTTCCGGCCCCAACTGGCTGGAAGTGCGCCGCGGCGCCTGGCCGCTCAAGGCCATCACGCTCGACTGCAACCACATCCCCGATGCGGCCATGACGCTGGCCGTGATGGCGCTGTACGCCCGGGGCACCACCCGCCTGACCAACATCGCCAGCTGGCGCGTGAAGGAAACCGACCGCATCGCCGCCATGGCCACCGAGCTGCGCAAGCTGGGCGCCACCGTGGTAGAGGGTGAAGACTTCATCGAGGTCACGCCCCCGGCCAAGGCCTGCTGGGAACACGCGAGCATCCACACCTACGACGACCACCGCATGGCGATGTGCTTCTCGCTGGCGGCGTTCAACCCGCTGGCGCCCACCGCCACGCCGAACGCCCCGGTGTCCGTCCGCATCGAAGACCCCCGCTGCGTCGCCAAGACCTTCCCGGACTACTTCGAAGCCCTGTTCCAGGTGGCCCGCACGCGGCCCGACCTGATCCCCGTGATCACGATCGACGGCCCCACCGCCTCGGGCAAGGGCACGCTGGCCAGCAGCCTGGCCACCCGCCTGGGTTATCGTTTCCTGGATTCGGGCTCGCTCTACCGCATCGCCGCACTGCTGGCGATGGAAGCCGGGGTCGATCTGGACGATGGCCGCCAGGTCGAAATGCTGGCGCGCCGCGTCGGCCACAGCATTCCGTTGCATTTCGACGGCGAACACGTCTGGCTGGACGGCCGCGATGTGGGAGCCGACCTGCGCCGCGAGGAAGTCGGCCAGGCCGCCTCGCGCATTTCGGCCAACCCCGGCGTGCGCCAGGCGCTGCTGGATCTGCAGAAGGCCTTCCGCGCCCTGCCGGGCCTGGTTGCCGATGGGCGCGACATGGGCACGGTGGTGTTCCCCGACGCCTCGCTGAAGGTCTTTCTCACGGCCTCGGTGGCCCAGCGCGCCGAGCGCCGGTATAAGCAATTGATTTCCAAAGGCTTTTCTGCTAACCTGAAAGAGATTTGCGCTGATTTGGAAGCGCGTGACCTGCGGGATCGAACCCGCGCGGTGGCGCCGCTCAAGCCGGCTGCAGATGCCCGAAGCCTCGACAACTCGGCGCTGTCCATCGACGAATCGGTGGACACCGTGCTGAACTCGTGGGTCGAGGGCTGGCCTCACGTGATCGTGAAGCCCTGA
- the rpsA gene encoding 30S ribosomal protein S1 — MSESFAALFEESLQRANMRTGEVITAEVVAVEHNFVVVNAGLKSEAYVPLDEFKNDQGEIEVQVGDFVSVAVDAIENGYGDTILSRDKAKRLASWLSLENALESGDFVTGTVNGKVKGGLTVLVNGIRAFLPGSLLDTRPVKDMSPFEGKTMEFKVIKLDRKRNNVVLSRRAVVEASMGEERAKLMETLREGAIVNGVVKNITEYGAFVDLGGIDGLLHITDMAWRRVRHPSEVVTVGQELTAKVLKFDAEKNRVSLGLKQMGDDPWVGVSRRYPAGTRLFGKVTNIADYGAFVEIEPGIEGLVHVSEMDWTNKNVAPNKIVNLGDEVEVMVLEIDEDKRRISLGMKQCKPNPWDDFAQNFNRGDKVKGPVKSITDFGVFVGLAAGIDGLVHLSDLSWNEPGESAVRNYKKGQEVEAIVLAIDVERERISLGIKQLDSDPFTNFTTLNDRGASVTGTVKTVDAKGAEITLADDIVGYLRASEISRDRVEDARNVLKEGDEVTAIIINIDRKTRNIQLSVKAKDNAEQQEALQSLRADTSKEGSGTTSLGALLKAKLDQNNG, encoded by the coding sequence ATGTCTGAATCTTTTGCCGCCCTTTTTGAAGAGTCGCTGCAGCGCGCCAACATGCGCACGGGCGAAGTCATCACCGCCGAGGTGGTGGCCGTCGAACACAACTTCGTGGTCGTCAACGCCGGCCTGAAGTCCGAGGCCTATGTGCCCCTCGACGAGTTCAAGAACGACCAGGGCGAGATCGAAGTCCAAGTGGGTGACTTCGTGTCGGTGGCCGTGGACGCCATCGAAAACGGCTACGGCGACACCATCCTGTCGCGCGACAAGGCCAAGCGCCTGGCCTCGTGGCTGTCGCTGGAGAACGCCCTCGAGTCGGGCGACTTCGTGACCGGCACCGTCAACGGCAAGGTCAAGGGTGGCCTGACCGTTCTGGTCAACGGCATCCGCGCCTTCCTGCCCGGCTCGCTGCTCGACACGCGTCCTGTCAAGGACATGTCGCCGTTCGAGGGCAAGACCATGGAATTCAAGGTCATCAAGCTCGATCGCAAGCGCAACAACGTCGTGCTGTCGCGCCGTGCCGTGGTCGAAGCCTCGATGGGCGAAGAGCGCGCCAAGCTGATGGAAACGCTGCGCGAAGGCGCCATCGTCAACGGCGTGGTGAAGAACATCACCGAATACGGTGCGTTCGTGGACCTCGGCGGCATCGACGGCCTGCTCCACATCACCGACATGGCATGGCGCCGTGTCCGTCACCCGTCCGAAGTCGTGACGGTTGGCCAGGAACTGACCGCCAAGGTCCTGAAGTTCGACGCCGAGAAGAACCGCGTTTCGCTGGGCCTGAAGCAGATGGGCGACGATCCGTGGGTTGGCGTGTCGCGCCGTTACCCCGCCGGCACCCGCCTGTTCGGCAAGGTCACCAACATCGCTGACTACGGTGCGTTCGTCGAGATCGAACCGGGCATCGAAGGCCTGGTGCACGTCTCCGAAATGGACTGGACCAACAAGAACGTGGCCCCCAACAAGATCGTCAACTTGGGCGACGAAGTGGAAGTCATGGTCCTGGAGATCGACGAAGACAAGCGTCGCATCTCGCTGGGCATGAAGCAGTGCAAGCCGAACCCCTGGGACGACTTCGCTCAGAACTTCAACCGCGGCGACAAGGTCAAGGGCCCCGTCAAGTCGATCACCGACTTCGGCGTGTTCGTCGGCCTGGCCGCTGGCATCGACGGTCTGGTGCACCTGTCCGACCTGTCGTGGAACGAGCCGGGCGAATCGGCTGTCCGCAACTACAAGAAGGGCCAGGAAGTCGAAGCCATCGTGCTGGCCATCGACGTCGAGCGCGAGCGCATCTCGCTGGGCATCAAGCAGCTGGATTCGGATCCCTTCACCAACTTCACGACCCTGAACGACCGTGGCGCCAGCGTCACCGGCACCGTCAAGACCGTGGATGCCAAGGGCGCCGAGATCACGCTGGCTGACGACATCGTCGGCTACCTGCGTGCTTCGGAAATCAGCCGCGACCGCGTCGAAGACGCCCGCAACGTGCTGAAGGAAGGCGACGAAGTCACCGCGATCATCATCAACATCGATCGCAAGACCCGCAACATCCAGCTGTCCGTGAAGGCGAAGGACAACGCAGAACAGCAGGAAGCCCTGCAGTCGCTGCGCGCCGACACCAGCAAGGAAGGCTCCGGCACCACCAGCCTGGGCGCCCTGCTGAAGGCCAAGCTCGACCAGAACAACGGCTGA
- a CDS encoding integration host factor subunit beta: MTRSDLVARLAERFGQLTQRDAEFAVKTILDAMSDALARGHRIEIRGFGSFSINRRPPRMGRNPRSGEQVLIPEKLVPHFKPGKALREGVDTRGEATEADTPSTDPSRS; the protein is encoded by the coding sequence ATGACCCGATCCGACCTCGTGGCCCGACTGGCCGAGCGCTTTGGCCAGCTCACGCAACGTGACGCCGAATTCGCCGTCAAGACCATCCTGGACGCCATGTCCGACGCACTGGCCCGAGGCCACCGCATCGAGATTCGCGGCTTTGGCAGCTTTTCGATCAACCGCCGACCGCCACGCATGGGCCGCAACCCGCGCTCCGGCGAGCAGGTGCTGATCCCGGAAAAGCTCGTTCCGCACTTCAAACCCGGCAAAGCCCTGCGCGAAGGGGTGGATACTCGCGGTGAGGCCACTGAGGCCGACACCCCGTCCACCGACCCATCACGGAGCTGA